TCACATTTCCATTTCCACCTTCAAAAGTTTCCATTTGCATTATAAAACAAGTCACCCCTTTCATCTCACACCCTGAATTCGGCAAATTCAACACAGGAACATAACAAAGACTCACACTCACGCGAACCTCAAAAAGAAACATCTCCAGATTCTTATCAGCTGCAGCTAACCGTATCCAATCCCTAACCTCACCAACTTTCCCTCCACTCAAACGAACCTTCCCTCTCCTCTCAGAATCCGTAATCGAAACCGTTTCAAGCAACGACATATCCTTAACAAAGCACATCAGCATCTTATGCCAAAATATTACATCGTTCAAACACTGAAACGCAACGTACAAATTATTCCTAAATAATTCGCTAAGTGACTCACTAACATCTTCCTCAATATTTCCACATATCAATCCACTACCATCACTAATCGAATTCGACGGTATAAACAAAAACGATTCAATTCGTTTACCGAATTTCACCTTCATTCTAAACGAACACCGATAATCTATGTAACTTGAACACGGAAGCTGAACACATAACGACTTCAATAAATCAAGCTTACACAAAAACGAAACGGCCGATTCAAACGAGTCGTCGTAAAATGAAGAGCCGGTAGGCGGAAGCGGTCTGGCTAACGTAACAATTAATCGGCGGATGAGGTAAAGTGGTTTAAAAACGAAGCCGTTAACGAATGATCGGAATATACCTTTAGAAGGTGTGACGTCAGCATAGGTAGTGTTATTCAGAgtgtgattagggtttaaattagGATCCGTGAATGAGATTGTGGTGACTTGAAGGGCGATTGAAGAGAAACGTTTAGAAGTGAGGTGGCACAAACAAAGGGTTTTTAAATGAGACACACTATTTTTTTAATCCTCACACACCCATAATAGGGAGGATTTCAAGTAAATTAGTGTgtaaggatcaaaaaacagtgtgtgagaatcatcaccTTTTTAAATCGGTTATTTTGTTGAATATTAGAAGAATGATATCGTCTGGTAAATGGTCTAGTGATGGTGGGGAATTGTGTGTATGAGATTTCGCGATGTTGTTCATAATTTGGATCTGAGAATTGTGACTGAGATTTCAATGTTGTTCATATTCAATATTTTGGATCTGAGAATTGTGAGAAtgagatttatatatactcccattctTTTTGCTATCTAGTTTTTTTTTTCCCCTTTAATTTTGCATGATATCGGTGATGATACTAATAAAATTGAATGTGTCATCTTTTCATCGATAAACATCCGATATATATACAAAAAGGTATAGTGATATATCTATGTTAGATATTAACTAAATCTCGTCTATATTAGTAGGAAAAGGAAGGATTACATAGGATAAATACCATATACAATTTAGGGACTTTGTTACAATCTATATTTGGAGAATATTGAGTCTATTATTGCCCCGCAGTCGAAGCTATCGGCGAACGAATGCAGAGACTATTACGAAAATATATGTAACGAAGATGAGGTAGCCCCTTGATAAAAATATCAACCTAACGTGTAGGGACATGCAAACCCAAAAATGACCACAAGCTACGCGTTCTCTAACAACGTGGATGTCAATTTCAATATGTTTAGTTCTTTAATGTTGAACCGGGTTACCAAAGAGATAGATCACACAGACATTATCGCAAAAAAAAGGGTAGCCTTGGAAACTAGGCAATTTAACTAGAGTAGGAGATTCCTCAACCAGCATGATTCATCTACCACATTTGCAACACCCTTATATTCCGTCACGGCGCTAGAACGAGACACGGTGGGTCAGTGGCGATTCCAGGATTAACAATTCAATGTGGTTCCAAAAAAAAATTCACTACTATTTATATTTGAATACTATTTTAGTTGTAACTTACCTTTAAAAAAACTGCAAATGCGAAAAATATATGGGGttcgatgtaacgacccggatttttccgatcgttttacacttataagattaatatttacataaattaaaccttaccaacatgataagcaacccaaattattgagatttatgtttttgaaaagagttttacacaacgtttgactgtctagttgaccgatgatatcacgaactatataacatatgataattatacgtttgtgtatatatatgtatatatacatatttaatatgatcttagaatattttaatatctcattttgtattaataacaataagttataagtatattttgaaactactaacttaagttttcaaaacgataaccatacgtaacgttattggacataaatacttataacctataatgtttatacatatatcgtatatataatgtatttaatcactttttaaagacttaaatacataaaacaatataagtatattcacaaaagatagctatatttgaattctcattccatttttcacaaaatttctatacgtatatcttgagtacatgtactcgtatcatacctagcttctatacgtatttactattggtatatacacatcaaatcaccaccaaccagcccttgttcatgccttatgtataaggtaactctcttgttcatgccttatgtataaggtaactacttttgatgtttagtatgactaattacataaaaatacaacatgaaattttgtccatgtttttccattaatcatgtttttatggccttaaatacatcttccattttcaaattttactacctcatttctttaaccaaaaacacactcttaagaaactccataaccattcagctagtatccatgaagatctagcttcaaaaacatcacttaaacaccataagaaaaaccttacaaaaacacttcaagaatccttccaagaacacaaacttacttccaatctttcatccaattccatcgcccttttggttctaggttcttactcctcttttacagcaaccttgtccaaggaacttgaggtagtaactatgttcataaccttattcgattcatatatatatagctatcttattttgtggtataaaattttaacaacaagaacatagtttgaatgttttcaaacttgtttgcaaactaaatagatccttctaacttaacttttaaaatacttcaagacctgtaatataacttaaatatatgctaacttaacaatgtaaaacttggtttttcaaagaataccttaaaaactgtttttacgacgtcggaatgcaaccggggactgttttgggttggataattaaaaaccatcttaaactttgaattggaggtttattttctggaaaaatgatttttactataaatatgttaacacataaaaatttcatgatttaattcaaagtataagtatttttagaaaaatggtcattaaatgatatttttgtaacaaaaatgattaacttcataagtttcactaaagtttcacctatgccgtgtgattttgaatacaaactaaggtatttacagttcatagtcttaaagaggaactcgatccaaggatatggcaatttgaatcaacgaaaacggagttgtaacgaagaaactatgaccgaaacaaaatcggatatccaagactagtttagccacgaaaataattgggaaaaattaaataaatcacatctttttaagataacatgatattttatatatatgtacttataattcaattttatatggttcaggatcacccgtaaacaacacgagaagattaatcataagatcccatgattgtacgcaacacgtcatttgacaacaccggtaccgtgggtcaagattaatctcgaccaatacatatacgatgggggttttatttatttcattgggggtttattaatcacctaaaaatgaaccattaaaattgaattactaacatcgaaccgctaactacggactaaggaattattaaaaagtattaaaagtataatatgtatatatatgtgacgattgtttaaaaatgaaaatatattgatatattatatatggataggttcgtgatatcaatcggagaccgagtcgaaattacatatcttcaagacgaaagtgagtatatagtcccttttaaactttaaatattttgggctgagaatacatgcgctgtttttataaatgatttacgttatggacacaagtgacaaaaatatatattctacgttgagttgtaccactggcatacttccctgtagcttggtaactaatatttacagcggtattgtaaacgcgaatcctgttgatagatctatcgggcctgacaaccccaaccggactggacgaccagtattcaacggttgcacagtacttcgtttcgtgactacacttggtacagtgtagtaagatttcatattaaagggaatatgcgacgtgattaattattaagtatggttaccaagtgctcaaccacttagaatatttttattaaactgtttatatacgaaatcttgtggtctatatatatatattgctgccggcactaaacctatatctcaccaactttatgttgacgttttaaagcatgttattctcaggtatgaattaagtcttccgctgtgcattagctcatattaaggatactatttgGGACCATCTAAACCAGgattcaagaacgttgcattcgagtcattgaagatcattagagactattactaagtaaatgacagattaggtcatttggatattatgaagtgttaggcgaacatgtcaacttttgatgtaatgatagattgccttttaagaataaatgcaacgtttgtaaaatgtatcatatagaggtcaagtacctcgcaatgttatcatatgttattgtattcttccctatggattgggtcgggtcgtctcatgtggtatcagagcgttggtcttagcgaaccaggccttgcattagtgtgtctaactggtagttgttaggatgtattagtgagtctggactttgaccgtgtctacatgtcaaaagttttgcttatcatttctagtcggaaatcatctgtttatcatccttaggaaactgcctgtttatcattcttaagtctagacacgtcttactgcatttagtgcatcgatagtgtatagacaaaattcatatcttagcgtatctgttactatagacattgcttgacgtatttcaaaaattctccgtaattcacgggattttggtattatatatacatatgtaaattatgtattgaagagtaccaaacccaatttctataatctattccaaaccaaaaattcatttctccgactatacaagatggattcttcatccagttcgaattcctccgacttcgatagctacgccgatatggatttccattcgagctccgagaacagcgtcaccggaatggatcaaccaatttcccatcatctattctggatgaattggggatgggttcgtaatatactaaatctctggaggcaagaagaaggtgatccattccatctaccagattgtcctcttaacgatgaacctgaagcacttaccggcgaacctattcgaaacaccattttctcgctcatttctagagtatctcgtcatgactacatactatcccatatttcgaatcttgttcattcgctcgttccaaccgtcaatcatcccggtataatagaagaattcaacgagcttcgcgctcgggtagtggctttagaaaatacggtgcgaaggttacaaacaccagcagcagcaccagcagcataatctgtaccaccatcatcaacgccgacagtactcttgtcacccccaaaatctcaacctcacaaactgtatctcgaatatcaacatcacatacctcaaaaacctcatcggaacttcgagtatgatctttgttctatatattgttccacattgattatcatcgttctacgtattgttctacatcatttgttttcgttctacatagcgattatgtaatctttaatgttttaaagattatgtactccaattctaaccggaaaaaaaaaatcaaatgagtttaatatcttatggactcattaaattcataattacatccgaagaaatatatatgcaagtatattttcataaagattgtaattaaaaattctttcgtacaaactgttaatgatgaaaaatatttaacgggtaggtagtacccgtggaatatttggatttcatattaataagttacactgtacattcttcgaatctgattcaacggtcatttgttattctacttacaaccatcgatatacgtatccgttcaccccagaataaccatttccatttaaatttcatatttgaatttttacctatccgaatccaacaagtggcataaagaagaaacattggacaattaaaatgaaataaaatgttgattataacatatgaaactaaacaattcttcaagtttgccacttgatttcatcctaaacctcatttgtacttcgacaattataatcctcattcaaatcttttcatgattcttgaaaacacctcgatatatataccttgtcctttcaccgttgttaccggaga
This genomic window from Rutidosis leptorrhynchoides isolate AG116_Rl617_1_P2 chromosome 2, CSIRO_AGI_Rlap_v1, whole genome shotgun sequence contains:
- the LOC139889806 gene encoding uncharacterized protein; the protein is MCRARQVEQKFVNDLANKQAIDVFLREEVIDEDDDDGVAVVREWEGGSVSHLKTLCLCHLTSKRFSSIALQVTTISFTDPNLNPNHTLNNTTYADVTPSKGIFRSFVNGFVFKPLYLIRRLIVTLARPLPPTGSSFYDDSFESAVSFLCKLDLLKSLCVQLPCSSYIDYRCSFRMKVKFGKRIESFLFIPSNSISDGSGLICGNIEEDVSESLSELFRNNLYVAFQCLNDVIFWHKMLMCFVKDMSLLETVSITDSERRGKVRLSGGKVGEVRDWIRLAAADKNLEMFLFEVRVSVSLCYVPVLNLPNSGCEMKGVTCFIMQMETFEGGNGNVNESCD